Part of the Pseudarthrobacter sp. L1SW genome, GCCTTCGCGGGCGATGGTGATGTCCAGGTCGTACTCTCCTGCTGCCTCGGCAAAGATGGCTGCGGGGCGTGCGTGCAGGCCCACGCGGCTGGCGACGGTTGCTGTGCGTTCTGGCATTTTTGCTCCTTTGTCTTCCGGCGGCTGGTTGAAATGCCGGGTAGAGGTAGTGGGTGAGGCAGGGGTCAGACGGTTGCTGGGACGGGTTCCACCGTAGCAGCGGTCTTGCGGGCTGCCCAGCGCTTCAGGGCCACGACGGCCAGTGCGGTGACGATGGTGCCGGCGATGATCGAGAGGACGAACATCAGCACGTTGTTGATGGCGAAGAACACGAAGATACCGCCGTGGGGTGCCTGCGATGTGACACCGAACGCCATGGTCATCGCCCCGGTAACGGCACCGCCCAGCATGCTGGCAGGAATGACGCGCAGCGGGTCTGCCGCGGCGAACGGGATGGCGCCTTCGGAGATGAAGGAAGCACCCAGCAGCCAGGCTGCCTTGCCGTTTTCACGCTCGTTCAAAGTGAAGAGCTTCTTGTCCAGGACCGTAGCCAAGGCCATGGCCAGCGGGGGAACCATGCCGGCAGCCATGACGGTTGCCATGATCTGCCACGGTGCCTGGTTTGTGGCGCTGCCGGCGCCGAGCCCGGCGACGGCGAAGGCGTAGGCCACCTTGTTCACAGGACCGCCGAGGTCGAAGCACATCATGAGGCCCAGGATGATGCCCAGGACCACTGCTGACGCGCCGGTCATGCCGGACAGCCAGCCGTTAAGTGCCGCGGTGAGGCCGGCGATGGGGCCGCCAAGGACCAGGAACATCAGGCCGGAAGCGAAGATCGAAGCCAGCAGCGGGATGATGACGACGGGCATCAGGCCGCGAAGCCAGCGGGGGACAGACCACGTGCCGATGAGGTGGGCCATGTAGCCCGCCAGGAGGCCGCCGACGATGCCGCCGAGGAAGCCCGCGCCCATGAACCCGGAGACAGCACCGGCAACGAAACCGGGGGCAATGCCGGGCCGGTCAGCGATGGCGTAGGCGATGTAGCCGGCCAGTGCGGGGACCAGGAAGCCCATGGACAGGGCGCCGATCTTGAACAGGACTGCGCCCAGGTATGTGGCGAGTCCGCCCTCGGGAAGGTTGCCGAAGTTGTTCTGCACAACCACTTTGTCCGCGACTTCGGTGATGTCGTAGCCGCCCAGCAGGAAGCCCAGGGCGATCAGGAGGCCGCCGCCGGCAACGAACGGGATCATGTAGCTCACGCCGGTGAGCAGCGCCCTCTTCAGCTTCTGGCCGATGTGCTCGCCCTTTTCGGCTGCTGCCTGCTCGGCCTGCTCCTCGGCACCGAAGTGTGGGACGCGCCGCGCGTTCGGGTCCGAGGCTGCTGCGAGCGCTTCCTGGACCATCTTGGCAGGTTCGTCGATGCCGCGCTTGACGGGTGCGTTGATGACGGGCTTGCCGGCGAAGCGCTCTTTGCCGCGTACGTCCACGTCCACCGCGAAAATCACGGCGTCGGCGGCTGCGATGACAGCGGGATCCAGCGGCTTGGCGCCGGAGGAACCCTGGGTCTCCACCTGCAGGTCGACGCCGGCCTCCTGGGCAGCTGCCACCAGGGAATCAGCTGCCATATAGGTGTGCGCGATGCCGGTGGGGCAGGCAGTCACGGCCACGAGGCGCTTGGGGCCGGACCCGGCAGAGCCTGCCGAAGCCGTGCCCGCCGCAGCGGCGGGGGCAGTGCCTGCCGCAGCCGTGCCGGCGGAAGCCCCGGAGGCACCCGAGGAAGCAACAGCGTCAGCAGGTACCGCCGCTGCGTGGGCTGCCGGCTTTTCGGCAAGTGCGCCGTCCACCAGTTCCACGATCTCCTCGCGGGAGGAGGCATTGCGCAGGGCTGCGGTGAAGTCCTTTTTAATGAGGGACCGGGCCAGTTTGGAGAGCAGCTTCAGGTGCGCCTGATCGGCTCCGTCCGGGGCCGCGATGAAGAAAATCAGGTCCGCCGGGCCGTCCTTGGCGCCGAAGTCCACCTTGGGGTTAAGGCGGGCCATGGCCAGGGTGGGTTCCGTGACGGCGGCCGAGCGGCAGTGCGGGATGGCGATGCCGCCGGGGATACCCGTGGCGGTCTTCTGCTCGCGGGCGAAGGCGTCGGCAAAGAGGCCTTCAACTTCTGTTGCGCGTCCGGCGGCAGCTACTTTGCTTGCCAAGTGCCGGATCACCGCCTCGGGCGCGTTGCCCAGGTTCTGGTCGAGCTCGACCAGGTCCGTGGTGATGAGCTGGGTCACTGTCAATCCTTTCGAAGGGCCGTGATGGTTACGGCATCCGGGGTGGTTTGGTGTACTGCCGGAACCGTTGAACCGGGCAGGGAGGCGGCTGCGGCACCGTGGGCCACAGCCTGGCGAAGGCAGTCGGCCGGGGCGGCGCCCTGGCCGTGGGCGAGCAGGTAGCCGGCCAACGCGGAATCGCCCGCGCCCACCGTGCTGACCGCGGCGACCGGCGGATGCGTGGCCAGCCACGCGCCGTCGGCCGTTACCAGGACAGCTCCCTTGGATCCGAGAGTCGCCAGGACAGCACCCACGCCTGAACGTACGACGGCGGCGGCGGCTGCCGCGGCAGCCTCCGGATCCGCTTCAAGTTCGTCAGCGGTGGCCGCGGCGAAGCCGGCTGCAGCAGCCAGTTCCGCCAGTTCTTCGGCGTTGGGTTTGAGGAGGTCCGGTTTCCCGGAACCGTTGCCGGCCAAATCGGCACCGGCATCGCCTCCGGACATTGCCGCGGCGAGCGGCGCACCGGAGGAATCCACGGCGATGAGCGGTGCACTGCCGTTGCCGGCTGCGCGGATCCGGCGGGCCGCCGTCGCGTAGAAATCAGAAGGAAAGCCTGGCGGGAGCGAACCTGCGAGGACCACCCAGCTGGCGCCGCGTGAGCTCTCCAGCAGCAGTTTGATCAGTGCTTCCTGCTGGTCCGCATCCATGACCGGGCCGGGCTCATTGATCTTGGTGGTCACGCCGCCGGGTTCCGTGAGGGCCACATTGGTCCGGAGTGGTTCGTTGATGGGCAGCGAGACAAACGGCACCGCGTTTTCCCGCAGCCCGGCCAGGACGGGGTCGCTGTCCGCGCCGGGGAGCACGGCAACAGATTCCAGGCCGGAGGCGACCAGTGCGCGGGAAACATTGACGCCCTTGCCGCCTGGCTCTTGGCTGACGGAAACGGCGCGCTGCACTTCGCCCCGCGCCAACGGGCCGGGCAGTGCAACCGTGCGGTCAAGGCTGGGGTTGGCGGTGAACGTGACGATCATGCGATCACCACGTCAACGCCGGCTTCTGCCAGGGCTGCTGCCAGCTCCGGGCCGGGTTCGCTGTCTGTAATCAAGGTGTCCAGATCTTTCAGGGAGGCGAACTGGACCAGGGTTTCCGTGTCCAGCTTGGAGGAGTCGGCCAGCACCACAATGCGGCGGGCCGAGTGGACGAAAGCTGCCTTGACGGCGGCTTCCTCGGGATCGGGCGTGCTCAGCCCAAAGCTTGCATGGATTCCGTTGGTGCCGATGAAGGCAATGTCCGGCCGCAGTTTGCCGGCGGCCTCCACGGTTGCCTGGCCCACGGCAACCTGGGTGATCCCGCGCACCCGGCCGCCCAGGACCTCGAGGGCGATCCCTGGAGCGCTGGAGAGTTTGCCGGCGATGGGAACGGCGTGGGTGATGGCCACCAGTTCGGCCCGTGGTTCCGCTGGGTCGGACGGTTCGACGGCGGCGCGGCGCGACAGCATGTCCGCCAGGACTTCCGTGGTGGTGCCGCCGTCGATCAGGACGCTGCCGGCGGAGTTGCGCGGAATGAGTGCCAGGGCCGCCTCTGCGATCCGGATCTTCTCGTCAGGCCGCTGGATGGCGCGCTCAGTGACGCTTTCCTCAGTGGTGCTGAAGCGGTCTGCTGCAACAGCCCCGCCGTGGACGCGGCGGACGGTGCCGGCGTTCTCGAGGGTAGCGAGGTCCCGGCGGACGGTTTCGGTGGTGATCCGGAAGCGCTCGGCCAGGAGGGTCACGCTGACCCGGCCGCTGCCGGCAACAAGCTCGGCAATCTTTTGCTGGCGCTCCTCGGCGAACACGTACCCTCCGTTGCGTAGGTCTGCTGGTGCTGTGGATCGTTCGGTGGACGCCGTTGCTGAGTGACTGGCATCACATGATGTTGAGTTACTTGACTTTATCTTTGCTTGTGTTGGTTTGTCAATGGAAACCCACATGAAACAAAATCCCACGGGGCGGGCGTCCCGTGACCGTTCGGAGTTTTTGGCCAGATAAGCCGACTTTTCGGCGCGGGGAGCCCTGCATATCTGCCCAAAACTCCCGGCTGGGGAAAGCGAAAAGCCGGGCCAGACCACGAATGGTCTGGCCCGGCTCCTCGGGTCAATGCCTTGTCCTGCACTGCAGCAGGGTGGACTTTGTAGTGCTACAGCCCGCCGTCGCGGCTTTCGTTCCGGGTGATGCGTTCCCCGGTGTTGGGATCAACCACGGACCGCGTCTCGCTGACCCGCCTGCTGCGGCCGGGGGAGGCGAGGATGAGGGAGGCGATAAGTCCAATGACGCCGACTGCCATGAGGATGTAGCCGATGAGCACCTGGTCAACGAAGGGGATGAGGCCCGGAGCGACCGCCCAGGCGAGGATGGCGCCGAGTGCGATGAGGAAAATGGAGGATCCGATTCTCATGAGTTGCTCCTTGTTAATCACGGATGGGCGTCTTCTTAGCCCGCGGACGATTGGTAAGCATGCTGTCCGTTAAGCGTCACGCTACAGCCCGAAGTAGCGGTATTCAATGGTGGGCGCCGGCACGTAACCCATTCGTTGTGGTGTGGCGCCTGTGAAGAAAGGGGCTTGTGAGCCCGGGGTGGTGTGGTTGGCGGACCGGCACGGCTGGGGCGGCGGGCTGCGCAGGATGGCTAGGCTGATCCGATGGAAACAGTTGTGTGGTCTAAACCTGAAGGTGAGCGGGCGGGCACCCCGCTGCTTGTGATGATGCACGGCTACGGCACCGATGAGTCCCGCATGGTCCGCCTTTTTGAATACCTGCCGTCCGAGTTCACGTGCGCGGCAGTGCGCGCGCCGGTGGCCATTGGTGACCACTGGGGATGGTTCCTGCTGGACTACTTCCTGGCCAACGACTTCGCGGACGTCATTAAGGCCTCGAGCGCCGTCCAGGCCTGGATCAACAGCGTTAAGGGCCAGCACAGCAGCGTGAGCCTGCTCGGCTACTCGCAGGGCATGGCAATGGCGAGCACCCTGCTGCGCCTGCATCCCAAGGACTATGTGGCGGTTGTGGGCCTTTCCGGTTTTGTGCTCCAGAATGAGCTGCTGTCCCTCACGGAATCCTTCGACACCAAGCCGCCCTTTTTTTGGGGAAGGGACAAGGCGGACCTGGTCATCAACGAGGACGCGATCGCCTACACGGAGGAATGGCTCCAGCAGAACACGCTCCTCACCGCCAGGACCTACCCCGGCATGGGCCATGCAATGTCAAAGACGGAAATGGTGGACGTCAGCGTCTTCCTGCGCCACTATGTGCTCCGTCCGGACGGGACCACAAAAATCCAAGCCTGACGGTCCCGGATGCTGAGACGTGCCTCACGTCAGGTTCCGCTAGAAAAAACAGTTGCCAGCTAAATTTGTAAGCGCTTACACTCTTCTTCGGCCGCTATCGCGGCCCTGAGCTGGGCGGACAAGGAGATCAGCGCGGTGCCGAGGGTTTACTGCAGCCGGATACTGTCCCACGTCCTGCATCCGGCCTGCGCCTTTGGAGGTGCCGCCGGCTTGTCCGACGCCGGGCTCCGTGTCCATGATGGTAGGGATACAACGATCAGCGAGGCCAGGGCCGCCGCGCTCCCTTCGCGGACCGCCGCCTCCCCTGGCCGCCGATCATCCGGGCATCGATGCCTCCCCACTCCAAGCATCCAGCCTTCAAGGCTGCCCGCCGTCCTGGAAGGACAACGCACCGCTGATGAATGAAAATACCGCAGCAGACCACGCAACGGCCGAGGTGTCCGCCTGGGCCGATGCCTCTGCCATCCTCTTCGACCTGGACGGCGTGCTGACACCCACGGCAACCGTCCATGAGCAGGCATGGCAGGAACTGTTCGAGGACTACCTGGCGGCTCAGCCGCAGGTGCCCGGATACAGCGAGAGCGACTACTTCGACCACATCGACGGCAAGCCGCGCTTCGACGGCGTCCGGGATTTCCTGGCCTCGCGGGGGATTAAGCTCCCCGAGGGCCCCACTGATGACGACCCCGCCAACACCACCGTGCAGGGCCTGGGCAACCGGAAGAACCGGATTTTCAACGACATCGTGAGCGCCGGAGTGGAGCCCTTCACCGGCTCGGTGCGTTTCCTCGAAGCCGCGCTTGAACGCGGGCTGAAGGTCGCCGTCGTCTCTTCCTCCCGGAACGCCCCGGCCGTCCTTGCGGCGGCCGGGCTCAGCGAGCGCTTCCCGGTGGTGGTGGACGGTGTGGTCGCGGCAAGCGAAGGCCTGCCGGGCAAGCCCAGCCCCGCCACCTATGAGTATGCCGCCCGCCTGCTGGGCCTTCCCAGCGGGGAATGCGTGGTGGTGGAGGACGCGGTGTCCGGTGTCCAGGCCGGCGACGCCGGATCGTTCTATTCGGTCATCGGCGTGGACCGCGGCGCCGGGCGGCAGGCGCTGCTCGACGCCGGAGCCACCCTGGTGGTCAATGACCTCGAGGAACTTCTTCCCTAAAGAAGGCAGCCTTCCCCGAGGCCGCCCGCTGCTACCCCCGGCAGCTCCCATCAGTACCAGTTACCCCCCCCGAAAAGTATCCCCAGGCCGGCAGCAAACCGGTTGCCCGGCCAAACGCCAAAGGACCCAACACCATGGCCCTGATCTCAGCGGACCGCGAAAGATTCCCCAACTCCCCCTGGCAGCTCGTGGAAACCCGCCACGAACAGGGCAATGAAGGGACGCTGGAAACCCTCTTTGCCCTGGGCAACGGACATTTGGGGATCCGTGGCGCCCACTGGGCCTCCGCCGACTCCGATCTGCCGGGCAGCTTCATCAACGGGCTGCACGAAATCTGGGACATCAAGCACGCGGAAAACGCCTTCGGGTTTGCCCGGACCGGCCAGCGAATCCTCTACATTCCTGATGCCAACAACTTCACGGTGGTCATCGACGGCGAGTCCCTCAGCCTCGCCGAGTCCGAGGTGCTGGATTACCGGCGCTCCGTGGACTTCTCCACCGGGGTGTACGAATGCCGCGTCACCTGGCAGTGCCGCTCCGGTGCCGTCGTCACCACCACTGAACGCCGGGCTGTAGGTTTCGCCTCCCGCGGAGCCCTCGGCATCTCCCTGGACGTGGTGACGGACCGCGAGGTTTCCGTGGACGTCACCTCCTCGGTGATCAACCGCCAGGACCAGCCCGTAGAGGACCACTCCGCCCACGATCCCCGCCGGGCCGGCCGCCACGCCGGACGCGTGCTGCTGCCCCTGCGCCTTGACGGCGGCGACGGATCGCTCCGCCTGGCCTGGGAGGCCGCTGAATCCAAGCAGCGGGTGGGCGTTGCGGTGGATCACTGGACCTCCGCAGGGCACCAGCCGTTCGACACGCTGGTTGACCAGGATGACAGCAGCGTCCGTTACGTCCTGGCTGTCAGCCCGGGCGAGCCGTTCCGCCTCGAAAAGAGCGTCAGCTATGCGGCTGGCCGGGCCATCCAGGACCCCTCGGTGGACCCCGCCGCGGCCGCAGAGGAAGGCCTCCGCCCGGTGGGTGACATCTTTGCCGAGAGCGAAGCGCACTACCGCGACTACTGGGCCACCTCGGACATCGTGGTCGACAGCCAGTCCGTGCTGCAGCAGGCCATCCGCTGGAACCTGTTCCAGCTTGCCCAGGCCACGGCCCGGGCGGACGTGGCCGGTATCCCCGCCAAGGGCGTGACGGGTTCCGGCTATGAAGGCCACTATTTCTGGGACCAGGAGGTCTACCTCCTGCCATACCTGACGTACACCAACCCCGACGGCGCCCGGCAGGTCCTCGAATTCCGCCACGGCATGCTCCCCGAAGCCAAGATCCGGGCCAAGGAACTGAGCGTTGACGGCGCCCTGTTCCCGTGGCGCACCATCAACGGGCTCGAGGCGAGCGCATACTATGCCGCAGGCACGGCGCAGTTCCACATCGCCGCTGCCATCGCCTTTGCCGCCAACCGGTACGTCTGGGCCACCGGGGACACCGCCTTCCGCGACGGGATGGGCGCCGAGCTGCTCATTGAAACGGCGCGGATGTGGATCTCGCTGGGCTTCTTCGGCAAGGACGGGCTCTTCCACATCCACGGCGTCACCGGCCCGGACGAGTACACCGCCGTGGTCAACGACAACCTCTACACCAACGTGATGGCCCGCTTTAACCTGCGTGCCGCCGCGGCCCTGGAGCATGCGGGCATCACCCACGAAGAGCGGCAGCTGTGGGAGGCGGCCGCGAACCGGATGCAGCTTCCGTTCGACGAGCGGATGCAGGTGCACTCGCAGGACAACGACTTCATGCACCTCGAACCCTGGGACTGGACCACGCCCCGGTCCAAGTACCCCCTGCTCCTGCATTTCCACCCGCTGGTGATCTACCGCCACCAGGTCCTGAAGCAGGCAGACACCGTCCTGGCGATGTTCCTGCAGTGGCAGGACTTCACGCCGGAGGAGAAACAGCGCGCCTTCGACTTCTACGACCCCCTGACAACCGGCGACTCAACGCTGTCGGCCTGCGTCCAGGGCATCATGGCGGCCGAGGTGGGGTACTCCCGGGAAGCGCTGGACCATTTCACGAACGCCGTGTTCATCGACCTGGATGACACGCACGGCAACACCATCGACGGCGTGCACATCGCCTCCACGGGCGGGGTGTGGAGCTCCCTGGTCTGCGGTTTTGCCGGGTTGCGGGACCAGGGGCCGATCCCGTACTTCGACCCGCGGCTGCCGTCGGAATGGGACGGGCTCACCTTCCACCTGAAGATCCAGGGCCGCCTGCTGCTGGTGGAACTCAGGGCCGGGACCATCACGCTGACGGTCCGTGACGGCGATGCCTTGGCCGTGGACGTCCGGGGCCAGCTGATCACGGTGGGTGCCGAGCCCGTCCAGGTGGCGCTTGAGCCAGTGCCGGAACCGGAGCCCACGGTGTTCCCCAGCGGACATCCGACGGCGAGTATCCCGGTGGTGCGTGTCCAGGAGCGCGTGCAGGAGTAGGTGCCGGCGGCCGCCTAGTCTCCTGCCGCCGTCGTACGTTCCGCCTCAGGTGACCTGTCCAGGGGGTGGGCCAGTTCGTCGTCGGGCATGCCGGCGGCGGCCATGGCAATCACTGCCATGACGGGGCATACCCCGCCGGCCACCAGGAAGATCAGCCAGAGGGGCAGGACTTCGGCGGCCGGGCCGGCAAGCGCCATGGACACCGGCATCAGCGCGAGCGAAACGAAGAAGTCCAGGCTGGACACCCGGCCCAGCAGGTGCGCCGGGACGCGCCGCTGGAGCAGGGTGCCCCAGATGACCATTCCCACGCTGCCGGTGGCGCCGAAGACAAACAGCGCGGCGGCGATGGCCCAGAAGTTGTCCATGATGCCGACGGCGGCCAGCGGCAGGCTGCCGGCACCCCAGGACACCATCATCACCGTGAGGTAGCGGCGCGGCAGCCGGAAGGACGCCGTGAACAGCGAGCCGAGCGCGGCGCCAACCCCCATGATGGCCAGGAGGAAGCCGAACATGCGGGAGTCGCCGGCCAGTTGGTCGCGCACCACGAAGGGCAACAGCACCTCGATGGGCCCGATCAGGAACAGCACGGAGATGCACGCCCAGATGAGGGTCCACAGCAGCCAAGGCGTCTGGAGCGTGTAGCGGATGCCCTCGCGCAGGTCGTCGATGAAGGATGTCCTGCCGCCCCCGCCTTCAGTGCCCGCCGGCGCGCGGCCGTCCGTCTCCGCCCCGTTGACGGGCGCCGCCAGGGCGTGCTGGCCCAGGAAGTTCAGGACGATGAATGCCAGCAGGTGGCACACGGCCACCGCCGTAACAGCGTGCGACGGCGAGAGGGCAGCCACCACCATGCCCGCCACCGCGGGGCCCGCAGCCTGCTGGAGCACGGGCCGCATGGACCCCTCCATCCCGTTCGCGGCCAGCAGGTCCTGGGCAGGGAGGATGCGGGGCAGGATGGCCGAGTAGGCAGGGAAGAAGAAGGCGGCGCCGACGCCGAGGACAAAGGAGCCTGCCGCGACATGCCACAGCTGAAGCAGGCCGGCCATGGCCAGTCCGCTGACCGTGGCTATGACCGCCAGGTTGGCTCCCTCCACCGCAATGATCAGGCGGCGCTGGGGGATCCGGTCCGCTGCGATGCCGCCGGCCAGGACGAAGGCCACCAGGCCCACGCTGCCCGCGGCCGCCACAAGGGAGAGCTCCAGCGGCCCGCCGCCCAGCTGGATCACCTGGTACACCATCGCCACGGCCCACATGCCGGAACCAAAAATCGAGATGGCCAATGCTGCGATGAGCACCCGGTACTCGCGGTGCGCAAAGGGCCGCAGGGCTTTGGGGGTGGGCATAGGGTAAGTCTAGGCTTTGGACGTATGCCGGGGAGCCGGCCCACTACCCGACAAGGCACCGCAGGTCGCGGCAGGGTGGGGGTAAGCACCGGCAGTGGCCTAATGTTAAGCAACCTTAGTATTAGGAATTCCGGCATCAGCCCGCCGGCGAGACAAACAGAGGTGACCATGGCCAAGCGCAGCAACCCCGCAGTACGAATCGCCCAGGAAACCGCCCACAACGCGGTATTCGATGCCGACGGCAAGCCCAAGCCCGGTGTCCACAACATGCTCCTGAAGGCGGTGGAGATCCAGCGCCCCCTGGTGGTGGCGTACATCCGCCGGCTCCAGAAGAAGCACCCCCGGGCAACCGCAGCGCAGCTGGCTGACATCCTGGAGCGCGACTACCTCCGCGCCGTCACCGGCGGAGGCGCGCTGGTGGGCGCAACCGCCGTGGTGCCCGGAGTCGGGACGGTGGCGTCCCTGGGACTGTCCGCCGCCGCAACCGTGGGGTTCCTTGAAGCGACAGCCCTCTACTCCACTTCCCTTGCGGAGCTGCACGGCATCCGGCTTACCAATCCGGAGAAGGCCAGCACCATGGTGATGGCCATCATGCTGGGCGAGGAAGGGACCGCCCTTCTGGGCACACTGAGCGGCCAGGCGGCGGGCAGGGAAGTGAACGCCACCAAGGCGTGGGGCAACGTCCTTTCCAGGTCCATGCCCGTACCGGGCTTCGGCAGCATCCGAAGCAGGATCCAGAAAGCCTTCCTCAAGAACCTGCTCAAGCGCCAGGGCACTGCGCTGTTTGGCCGCGCCCTGCCGTTCGGCATAGGTGCCGTGGTGGGCGGAGCCGGTAACCTCATCATGGGGCGCGCCGTGGTGGCCAATGCCAAAGAGGCGTTTGGCCCCATGCCGGACACCATCCCCGGAGAGCTCACTCCTGCGGCCGCGGCACAGAACAACCAAACGCTGGAAGGCAACACTCTTGGATCTCAACGCTGACCTTGGCGAATCGTTCGGTTCCTGGAAGATGGGGGACGACGCCTCCATGTTCCAGCTGGTCACCAGCGCCAACGTGGCCTGCGGCTTCCACGCCGGGGACCCTGTCACCATGCTGGACAGCTGCCGGGCTGCCTACGAACTGGACGTCACCGTCGGTGCCCACGTGGGGTACCGGGACCTTGCAGGCTTCGGCCGCCGCTCGCTGGACATGAGCTTCGACGAGCTGTTCGGCGACGTGCTGTACCAGCTGGGGGCGCTCGACGGCGTTGCCCACGCCGTGGGTGCCTCCGTGGACTATGTGAAGCCGCACGGAGCGCTGTACAACCGCCTGGTGCAGGACGCCGAACAGGCCTCCGCAGTGGTGGCCGCCGTCAACTCGTACGATCCCGGCCTGCCCATCCTGGGCCTGCCCGGGTCCGAGCTGCTGAAGCAGGCGAAGGAGGCCGGCCACCCCGTCTTCGTCGAGGCCTTTGTGGACCGCGCCTACCTTGCCGACGGAACGCTGGTGCCGCGCTCGCAGGAAGGTGCCGTGCTGCACGACGTCGACGCGATCGTCGCGCGGGCCGTGCGCCTTGCGACCAAGGGGGAAGTAGTGGCCGTGGACGGCACAGTGGTGCAGGTCCGGCCGGATTCCCTGTGCATCCACGGCGACACTCCGGGTGCCGTGGAGATGGCCTCGGCAGTCCGGGCTGGGCTGGAAGCAGCCGGCGTGGAGCTGGAGGCGTTCGCCTAAGAACGTGCGCTTGGTTGAAAGGGGCGCCTGCTTACCCAAAAACCAGGTGCGCAGCCGTAAAGATCGCCAACCCGGCCAGTGAGCCCACCACCGTGCCGTTGATCCGGATGAACTGCAGGTCCTTGCCCACCTGGAGTTCGATCTTCTGCGAAGTTTCCTCCGCATCCCAGCGCGCCACGGTGTCCGTGATGACGCCGGCGATATCGGAGCGGTAGGTCCGCACCAGATAGCCGGCGGCGTCGCCGATCCAGGCGTTCACCTTGCCGGCGAGCTCGGGATCGCTGACCAGCCGGGAGCCGAAGTCGCGGACTGCAGCCTTGAACTTGATGGTCAGCTCGCTGTCCGGATCGTCCACCGCGCCCAGCAGCGCATTCTTCACCGTGCCCCAGGTGCGGGAGGCGAGTTCGCGCACTTCGGGATCGCCCAGGACCTGGGCCTTGATGTCCTCAGCACGGGCAATCATCGCCGGATCGTGCTGCAGGT contains:
- a CDS encoding MFS transporter, which produces MPTPKALRPFAHREYRVLIAALAISIFGSGMWAVAMVYQVIQLGGGPLELSLVAAAGSVGLVAFVLAGGIAADRIPQRRLIIAVEGANLAVIATVSGLAMAGLLQLWHVAAGSFVLGVGAAFFFPAYSAILPRILPAQDLLAANGMEGSMRPVLQQAAGPAVAGMVVAALSPSHAVTAVAVCHLLAFIVLNFLGQHALAAPVNGAETDGRAPAGTEGGGGRTSFIDDLREGIRYTLQTPWLLWTLIWACISVLFLIGPIEVLLPFVVRDQLAGDSRMFGFLLAIMGVGAALGSLFTASFRLPRRYLTVMMVSWGAGSLPLAAVGIMDNFWAIAAALFVFGATGSVGMVIWGTLLQRRVPAHLLGRVSSLDFFVSLALMPVSMALAGPAAEVLPLWLIFLVAGGVCPVMAVIAMAAAGMPDDELAHPLDRSPEAERTTAAGD
- a CDS encoding LamB/YcsF family protein — its product is MDLNADLGESFGSWKMGDDASMFQLVTSANVACGFHAGDPVTMLDSCRAAYELDVTVGAHVGYRDLAGFGRRSLDMSFDELFGDVLYQLGALDGVAHAVGASVDYVKPHGALYNRLVQDAEQASAVVAAVNSYDPGLPILGLPGSELLKQAKEAGHPVFVEAFVDRAYLADGTLVPRSQEGAVLHDVDAIVARAVRLATKGEVVAVDGTVVQVRPDSLCIHGDTPGAVEMASAVRAGLEAAGVELEAFA